One stretch of Prunus persica cultivar Lovell chromosome G1, Prunus_persica_NCBIv2, whole genome shotgun sequence DNA includes these proteins:
- the LOC18793079 gene encoding LOW QUALITY PROTEIN: nucleoside diphosphate kinase 3 (The sequence of the model RefSeq protein was modified relative to this genomic sequence to represent the inferred CDS: inserted 1 base in 1 codon) → MNHGFYYDSQTETPRLVVPNPPVRPNLGLFQRPSAAARSQGNYWVSSLFDELELGSEGLGVRCPDSCLGEEEEIGFALDSSIPFCELRCFVGDIISRFEKKDFYLKVLKFINVDRPFAEKHYEDLSXKALFSGLVDYIISDPVVAMIWEGKNAILTGRKIIGATNPAESAPGTIRGDYAIEIGRVICTCQGRQFQYC, encoded by the exons ATGAATCATGGCTTCTATTATGATAGCCAAACAGAGACCCCAAGACTCGTCGTCCCCAACCCACCTGTAAGACCAAACCTCGGACTATTTCAACGACcatcagcagcagcaagaTCTCAAGGCAATTATTGGGTTTCAAGCCTTTTTGATGAACTTGAGCTCGGAAGTGAAGGACTTGGCGTTCGTTGCCCAGACTCGTGTctaggtgaagaagaagaaattggttTCGCGTTGGACTCGAGTATTCCGTTTTGCGAGCTTCGCTGTTTT GTTGGTGACATCATTAGcaggtttgagaagaaggacTTCTATTTGAAAG TTTTGAAGTTCATCAATGTGGATCGTCCTTTTGCTGAGAAACATTATGAGGACTTGT GCAAAGCCCTTTTCAGTGGATTGGTTGATTATATTATTTCTGATCCCGTTGTTGCTATGATTTGGGAGGGTAAGAATGCTATCCTAACTGGTCGAAAGATTATTGGTGCCACCAACCCAGCAGAATCTGCCCCTGGAACCATCCGTGGTGATTATGCAATTGAGATTGGCAG AGTCATCTGCACATGTCAAGGAAGACAATTTCAATATTGCTAA